The nucleotide window ATAAAGCGCGGCCCACCCGATGCCGCGCATGGCGGCGGTCGCCTTGAAATCCTTTTGCCAGGAATCGAACGAGCCGAAATCCGCGGCTAGTTTTTGCACGAGCGGCAGGCTGGCGGGATCGCTCCCCGCGTCTCTCCTGAGATTCTCGAAATAGTATTCGTGCAGGCGCATGCCGTTGAATTCCCATCCGAAGCGCCGCCTCGTCTCCGCGAACTCGGGTGTTTTTTCCTTGCCGCCGTCCCGCAGCTGCTTGGCTTCGTCCAAAAGCGCGTTGGTGTTTTTGACGTAGCCCTGGTAAAGCGTGAAATGA belongs to Verrucomicrobiia bacterium and includes:
- a CDS encoding Fe-Mn family superoxide dismutase, coding for MVYQAKNYDTLYGTPGFSDELLGNHFTLYQGYVKNTNALLDEAKQLRDGGKEKTPEFAETRRRFGWEFNGMRLHEYYFENLRRDAGSDPASLPLVQKLAADFGSFDSWQKDFKATAAMRGIGWAALYYDTHGDRLMNFWINEHDTGHGSGLVPILILDVFEHAYMKDYGIKRDGYLESFFKAVHWQEAQKRFQEALVAMPHGG